One segment of Engraulis encrasicolus isolate BLACKSEA-1 chromosome 7, IST_EnEncr_1.0, whole genome shotgun sequence DNA contains the following:
- the LOC134452273 gene encoding reticulon-3-B-like, which translates to MAEAQFTQITSSGLNSIASLRDPLTDEQVEPMEDTTPISFSIRRPSLGAILDLAYWREPKKSGALFGGSMLVLFALATCSAISVVSYVLLAVLCVTITFRVYKSVIQAVQKSNEGHPFKKLMDRDITISPKKFRRHMDYALTHLNKFLLEARRLILVEDVVDSLKLAGIMYFLTYIGAVFNGVTILILADIIFFTTPILYEKNKGVIDRYITLARSQIETKLTKLHDKLPGSVKRNKAE; encoded by the exons ATGGCAGAGGCTCAGTTTACACAGATCACATCATCAGGGCTAAATTCCATCGCATCACTCAGAGATCCATTAACAG ACGAGCAGGTGGAGCCCATGGAGGACACAACGCCCATCAGTTTCTCCATCCGGCGTCCCTCCCTGGGTGCCATACTGGACCTGGCGTACTGGCGCGAGCCCAAGAAGTCGGGCGCGCTGTTCGGCGGCTCCATGCTGGTGCTGTTTGCCCTGGCCACCTGCAGCGCCATCAGCGTGGTCTCCTACGTCCTGCTGGCCGTGCTCTGTGTCACCATCACCTTCCGCGTCTACAAGTCGGTCATACAGGCCGTGCAGAAGTCCAACGAGGGACACCCATTCAA AAAACTGATGGACAGAGACATCACCATTTCACCAAAGAAGTTCCGGAGACATATGGACTATGCTCTGACCCACCTCAACAAGTTCCTATTGGAGGCCAGGAGACTGATCCTGGTGGAGGATGTGGTGGATTCTCTAAAG TTGGCTGGTATCATGTACTTCCTGACTTACATAGGAGCTGTCTTCAATGGTGTCACTATCCTTATTCTTG CTGACATAATTTTCTTCACCACACCTATATTGTATGAGAAGAATAAG GGTGTCATTGACCGTTACATCACACTTGCTCGTTCTCAAATTGAAACCAAGCTGACAAA ATTGCATGACAAACTACCAGGATCGGTAAAGCGCAACAAAGCAGAATGA
- the LOC134452272 gene encoding microfibrillar-associated protein 3-like, protein MSGMTKPNSDSAYTNYIFTCAVVIAMVVTGDAHIADDLGRNRSVVTVKELSALPTSRDIVVQEGSSTVIECNVTGSENSILWYNSKGHMLEEEDGKWLIQDKGILNITTVTFEDRGRYTCIASSSQGTSNYTITLRVAYTSSGLGSGLGLYYVTVCLVAFTVTMILNVTRLCMVSTHLKKTERAINEFFRTEGAEKLQKAFEIAKRIPIITSAKTHELAKVTQFKTMEFARHIEELARSIPLPPLLLNCISETDHNPDLKAETGAETREQPAIGPAAAHGEGEGKQVAAVACSAAPLDGPPKSGTSQEEPGCGQPLVVNSMDVQVFVHPVSSGEDATVAGQDSEEEEVRVPMLQAESTC, encoded by the exons ATGAGCGGGATGACCAAACCGAACTCTGACAGCGCGTACACCAACTACATTTTCACCTGTGCCGTTGTAATTGCCATGGTGGTGACGGGAGATGCGCACATCGCCGACGACCTTGGTCGCAATAGATCCGTGGTGACGGTGAAGGAACTGTCTGCGTTACCTACTTCGAGGGATATAGTGGTACAGGAGGGAAGCAGCACCGTCATAGAATGCAATGTGACTGGAAGTGAAAACAGTATTTTATGGTACAATTCAAAGGGCCACATGCTTGAGGAGGAAG ATGGAAAATGGCTGATACAGGACAAGGGAATCCTAAACATCACCACAGTGACATTTGAGGACCGGGGCAGGTACACATGCATCGCCTCCAGCTCCCAAGGCACATCCAACTACACCATCACTCTGCGGGTGGCCTACACCTCCAGCGGCCTGGGCAGCGGCCTGGGGCTCTACTACGTAACGGTCTGCCTGGTGGCCTTCACGGTCACCATGATCCTGAACGTCACCCGCCTCTGCATGGTCAGCACGCACCTGAAGAAGACCGAGAGGGCCATCAATGAGTTCTTCCGCACCGAGGGGGCCGAGAAACTGCAGAAGGCCTTTGAGATCGCCAAGCGCATACCCATCATCACCTCGGCCAAGACCCACGAGCTGGCCAAGGTCACCCAGTTCAAGACCATGGAGTTTGCGCGGCACATTGAGGAGCTGGCCCGGAGCATCCCCCTGCCTCCGCTCCTCCTCAACTGCATTTCAGAGACTGACCACAATCCTGATTTGAAAGCAGAAACGGGAGCAGAGACCAGGGAGCAGCCAGCCATAGGTCCTGCAGCAGCCCATGGGGAAGGTGAGGGGAAGCAGGTGGCGGCAGTGGCTTGCAGTGCGGCTCCACTTGATGGACCACCAAAGTCAGGCACTTCTCAGGAGGAACCGGGGTGTGGGCAGCCGTTGGTGGTGAACAGCATGGACGTACAGGTGTTTGTCCACCCTGTCAGCAGTGGCGAGGATGCTACGGTGGCTGGACAGgatagtgaggaggaggaggtcagggTGCCCATGTTACAAGCTGAGAGTACGTGCTGA
- the oatx gene encoding solute carrier family 22 member 6-A, translating to MGFSDILDDIGGFGRFQWIHVTLLSLPGLLMASQNLLNNFTAGIPAHHCAIPNITKRAIYQNVTVEHLSTNQLLRAFIPQESSKFTKCKRYVEPQWHLTGNLTGVNITGLETESCEDGWTYEKGEFINTIVSEWDLVCKLRPLKQMSQTIYMGGVLSGAIIFGGLSDRFGRKTILIWSYFQLAVLGTFASLAPSYLAYCTFRFLSGMAVSGIILNSVSLKVEWIPTKARTLVGTLSSFFFTFGQMVLAGIAYSLKDWRKLHVAVCAPYFLFAIYSWWYSESARWLVLNGRSADALKQIHRVARMNGKPEMVDKLTLEVLESHMKRELESSKNTYTAYDLLRRPVMRRISICLLVLWFSTSFAYYGLAMDMQKFGVSIYTMQLIFGAVDIPAKLMALFLLSYLGRRITQSICLVMSAIFIFANIFISTEYQTVRTVLAVLGKGFTSSSFTCVYLFTGELYPTVIRQTGLGFTSTMSRIGSMAAPAVLILDEVWPSLPSIVYGGAALIAGVFALFLPETLNVPLPETVDDVEEKWSKTPQVQKQTEKEKENMALKDVKDGVEEYEDGKTSGLNAL from the exons ATGGGTTTTTCGGATATTTTGGACGACATTGGTGGGTTTGGACGTTTTCAATGGATTCACGTAACTTTATTGTCTTTGCCTGGACTGCTTATGGCAAGTCAGAATCTGCTGAACAACTTCACAGCGGGCATTCCTGCACATCACTGCGCAATACCAAACATCACCAAGCGCGCAATTTACCAAAATGTGACGGTCGAGCACTTAAGTACAAATCAACTTCTTCGCGCATTTATTCCACAAGAGTCATCCAAGTTCACAAAGTGTAAAAGATATGTGGAGCCGCAGTGGCATCTGACGGGTAACCTGACGGGAGTCAATATAACGGGTCTTGAGACGGAGTCATGCGAAGATGGATGGACATATGAGAAGGGTGAATTTATCAACACAATAGTATCAGAG TGGGACCTGGTTTGCAAGCTGCGGCCCCTGAAACAGATGAGCCAAACCATTTACATGGGGGGTGTGCTGTCAGGTGCAATCATATTCGGAGGCCTTTCAGACAG GTTTGGGCGGAAGACCATCCTGATCTGGTCCTATTTCCAGCTGGCGGTGCTGGGCACATTTGCGTCCCTGGCGCCCTCCTACCTGGCCTACTGCACCTTCCGCTTCCTCTCAGGCATGGCTGTGTCCGGCATCATCCTCAACTCCGTCTCCCTCA AGGTGGAGTGGATCCCGACTAAGGCGCGGACCCTGGTGGGGACGCTGTCCTCCTTCTTCTTCACCTTCGGCCAGATGGTGCTGGCCGGCATCGCCTACAGCCTGAAGGACTGGAGGAAGCTGCACGTGGCCGTCTGCGCCCCATACTTCCTCTTCGCCATCTACAGCTG GTGGTACTCGGAGTCTGCTCGATGGTTGGTGCTGAACGGCAGGTCTGCGGACGCTCTGAAACAGATCCACCGAGTGGCCCGTATGAACGGCAAGCCAGAGATGGTGGACAAGCTCACTCTTGAG gttTTGGAGTCTCACATGAAGAGAGAGTTGGAGTCCAGTAAGAACACCTACACGGCCTATGACCTGCTACGCAGACCAGTCATGAGACGCATATCCATATGCCTCCTGGTCCTCTG GTTTTCTACGAGTTTTGCCTACTATGGCCTTGCCATGGATATGCAGAAGTTTGGCGTGAGCATCTACACCATGCAGTTGATCTTCGGCGCGGTGGACATCCCCGCCAAGCTGATGGCCCTGTTCCTGCTCAGCTACCTGGGACGCCGCATCACCCAGTCCATCTGCCTCGTCATGTCCGCCATCTTCATCTTCGCCAACATCTTCATCTCTACAG AGTACCAGACTGTTCGGACCGTCTTGGCTGTTCTGGGGAAgggcttcacctcctcctccttcacctgtgTCTACCTCTTCACTGGGGAGCTGTATCCCACCGTCATCAG ACAGACGGGTCTGGGCTTCACCTCCACCATGTCCCGTATCGGCTCCATGGCGGCCCCTGCTGTCCTGATCCTGGATGAGGTGTGGCCCTCCCTGCCCAGCATCGTCTACGGAGGGGCTGCGCTCATCGCAGGGGTCTTCGCCCTCTTCCTGCCCGAGACGCTCAACGTGCCTCTCCCTGAAACTGTGGATGATGTAGAAGAGAAATG GTCAAAGACGCCACAAGTGCAGAAACagacggagaaggagaaggaaaacaTGGCCCTCAAAGACGTGAAGGACGGAGTGGAAGAATACGAGGATGGAAAGACTTCTGGTCTCAATGCTTTATGA